The following are encoded in a window of Brettanomyces bruxellensis chromosome 9, complete sequence genomic DNA:
- a CDS encoding uncharacterized protein (BUSCO:EOG09262HQM) produces MATGKQMADRLLYGLVKAIGRKAVVSLNSGLRISGILYTIGEFSSDGNFSICLKFPLDETPAPANDHKVEIFDSEYLLIPNKDILMIRIRNVDFTTVEKNEIYSGESNGVKSDESNGFKTDSAISSEHHTFQPHALKKWVPDDGLVDQTLDSLELNTGKSSGGHWDQFKANEEKFNIHSTFDESLYTTKISKDSPDFQRRFKEAERIAHEIESQGTHGNVHLAEERGLRVDDSGFDEEDKYSGVLRDQSPTSRKGKDSTSDKQKDNRRPSAHPDEDKILMGMLKSNKQKSISSIKPVQAGRYATPRQRAAYYHKDPAVIYSSAVTNLPAKPIKKVATEESASTSNNPEINNDAVPKSAPVVSSSSKNQEKPKAASANVSNKNEAGTLANSGSKPLSKHQSDIAALKEFSAHLKIPENVPGDILPLISKARMQRQKADSKGREKKVEAKPQQTAKKVNDKGATNVGEKSSSFKQEETKTSHDGQKLQKEHQDGVHSESVITKVKTNSTKVGKVANMTNLPLKNNTDTRYGQAQQNRHRRSPASFFGAGKVPSDTSKAKRSLLEGKFSLLVSAKMEYEQQSKDNEKNSATGAILIVQIERPFTTTPTWPSTVAESYKSTFSLQPEWVPAPPMGRKLFMPSQTIPMMAPQSIPPPIIMPSGGPPRMMEINPLSPQQTSQQFAYGRRGSSASRRNNSQSSSPSMQNVPPQSPVQPVQAVQPALPHIPQQAQQPKSRQQGQQPVQTQQLPMASVNAPPPQPIHMQSPNQMSGMQMGAVPQYQFVYQQPQFIPMYTPNPMAINGAQPMSFYPGMPPPMMPGSGGMMPRRNSRNRGGHYPRQ; encoded by the coding sequence ATGGCTACAGGAAAGCAAATGGCGGATAGGCTTTTGTATGGTCTTGTTAAAGCAATTGGTCGAAAGGCAGTGGTGTCATTGAATTCTGGCCTTAGAATATCTGGAATTCTTTACACAATTGGCGAGTTTTCAAGTGATGGAAATTTCTCCATCTGTTTAAAGTTTCCCTTAGACGAAACTCCTGCCCCTGCAAATGATCACAaagttgaaatatttgattCTGAGTATTTACTAATTCCGAACAAGGATATCCTTATGATAAGAATACGGAATGTGGACTTCACAACTGTTGAAAAGAACGAAATTTATTCTGGAGAATCTAACGGTGTTAAGTCCGACGAATCTAATGGCTTTAAAACGGATTCTGCAATATCTTCCGAACACCACACTTTTCAGCCTCatgctttgaagaaatggGTTCCTGATGACGGCTTGGTGGATCAAACACTTGATTCCTTGGAATTGAATACTGGTAAGTCTAGTGGCGGTCACTGGGATCAGTTTAAAgcaaatgaagaaaagtttaACATTCATTCAACCTTCGACGAATCTTTGTACACTACAAAGATATCCAAGGACAGTCCTGATTTTCAGCGGAGATTTAaggaagcagaaagaaTTGCTCATGAGATTGAGTCGCAGGGCACTCATGGCAATGTTCACTTGGCGGAGGAACGTGGGCTACGTGTTGATGACAGTGGATtcgatgaagaagataagtATTCCGGTGTTCTGAGGGATCAATCCCCTACAAgcaggaaaggaaaagattCGACATCTGATAAACAAAAGGATAATCGCAGGCCCTCTGCACATCcggatgaagataagattTTGATGGGaatgttgaaaagcaaCAAGCAAAAgtctatttcttctataAAGCCTGTTCAGGCAGGAAGATATGCTACGCCTCGTCAACGTGCTGCGTATTACCACAAGGATCCTGCTGTCATTTACTCTTCAGCTGTAACAAATCTACCTGCAAAGCCAATTAAGAAAGTTGCTACGGAAGAGTCTGCTTCAACCTCGAATAATCCAGAGATCAACAATGACGCAGTTCCAAAGTCTGCCCCAGTTGTTTCATCCTCAAGTAAGAATCAGGAGAAACCAAAAGCTGCTTCAGCTAATGTTTCCAATAAAAATGAGGCTGGAACTTTAGCAAATTCTGGTAGTAAACCTTTGTCAAAGCATCAATCCGATATCGCTGCATTAAAGGAGTTTTCTGCACACCTTAAAATCCCTGAGAACGTGCCAGGAGATATCTTACCTTTAATATCCAAAGCTCGCATGCAGAGGCAGAAAGCTGATTCGAAAGGAAGGGAAAAGAAGGTTGAAGCTAAGCCTCAGCAGACGGCTAAGAAAGTTAACGATAAAGGAGCTACTAATGTCGGTGAGAAATCTTCGTCGTTCAAGCAAGAAGAGACCAAAACCAGTCATGATGGCCAGAAATTACAGAAAGAGCACCAGGATGGTGTTCATTCTGAATCGGTCATTACTAAAGTTAAGACGAACAGCACGAAGGTTGGTAAAGTTGCTAATATGACCAATCTtcctttgaaaaataatacgGATACAAGATATGGCCAAGCACAACAGAATAGGCACAGGAGGTCTCCTGCATCGTTCTTTGGCGCCGGGAAAGTTCCTTCCGATACATCCAAGGCTAAGCGGAGCTTATTAGAGGGCAAATTTAGTCTTCTTGTTAGCGCAAAGATGGAATATGAGCAGCAATCGAAGGATAATGAAAAGAACTCGGCAACTGGTGCTATTTTGATCGTTCAAATAGAACGACCATTTACAACAACACCTACCTGGCCATCAACAGTTGCGGAGTCCTACAAAAGTACGTTCTCCTTGCAACCCGAATGGGTTCCTGCTCCACCGATGGGTAGAAAGCTGTTTATGCCTTCTCAGACGATACCTATGATGGCACCGCAATCGATACCACCGCCAATCATTATGCCATCAGGGGGCCCTCCTCGCATGATGGAAATTAATCCGTTATCTCCTCAGCAAACTTCACAGCAGTTTGCATACGGACGCCGTGGTAGTAGTGCaagcagaagaaacaatTCTCAAAGTTCCTCTCCTAGTATGCAGAATGTTCCACCCCAGTCTCCTGTGCAACCTGTTCAGGCAGTGCAACCTGCCTTGCCTCACATACCACAACAGGCTCAACAGCCAAAGTCTCGGCAGCAGGGGCAGCAACCAGTTCAAACACAACAGTTACCAATGGCATCTGTGAATGCGCCGCCGCCTCAGCCAATACATATGCAATCGCCTAACCAGATGAGTGGAATGCAGATGGGAGCTGTTCCGCAGTATCAGTTTGTGTATCAACAGCCACAGTTCATACCTATGTATACTCCAAACCCAATGGCTATAAATGGAGCACAGCCAATGTCATTTTATCCGGGAATGCCTCCACCGATGATGCCGGGAAGTGGTGGTATGATGCCAAGGCGGAATTCAAGGAATCGTGGTGGACATTATCCACGGCAATGA